One window from the genome of Schistocerca piceifrons isolate TAMUIC-IGC-003096 chromosome 8, iqSchPice1.1, whole genome shotgun sequence encodes:
- the LOC124712304 gene encoding trypsin alpha-4-like encodes MQRLAVFLVCLLGSALALPSPALRGTKGSGRIIGGTNADIADYPWQVSFQKLGSHNCGGSIISSSWVLSAAHCVDGVALSWMSFRVGSSVRESGGSVLQASSGYMHAQYDSETIDYDISVIQVSGTLLGSNAQVVSLPSDGYDPAAGLAVTVTGWGRTRTGGPAASTLQKVDISISDRSYCESIFSSEVTDRMVCAGQAGKSVCNGDSGGPLVSGNMQVGIVSWGAKTCESAPAVYASVGNLRSWIRSAAGV; translated from the exons ATGCAGCGCCTCGCCGTCTTCTTGGTGTGCCTGCTGGGTTCTGCCCTGGCCCTGCCTTCCCCAGCCTTGCGGGGAACAAAGGGCTCAGGCCGCATCATTGGGGGGACCAACGCCGACATCGCCGACTACCCGTGGCAGGTTTCCTTCCAGAAGTTGGGTTCACACAACTGCGGAGGATCCATCATCAGCTCCAGCTGGGTGCTGTCGGCGGCCCACTGTGTGGACGGCGTCGCTCTGTCCTGGATGAGTTTCCGGGTCGGCAGCTCAGTCCGCGAGAGCGGAGGATCCGTCCTGCAGGCGTCCTCTGGCTACATGCACGCACAGTACGACAGCGAGACAATAGACTACGACATTTCCGTTATCCAG GTGTCCGGCACGCTGCTCGGCAGCAACGCCCAGGTGGTGAGCCTGCCCTCTGACGGCTACGACCCGGCGGCTGGCCTGGCGGTGACGGTGACCGGCTGGGGGAGGACGAGGACCGGCGGGCCTGCAGCCTCCACCCTGCAGAAGGTCGACATCAGCATCTCGGACCGCTCCTACTGCGAGAGCATTTTCTCTTCCGAGGTGACCGACCGCATGGTGTGCGCTGGTCAGGCCGGCAAGAGCGTCTGCAACGGAGACTCTGGCGGCCCCCTGGTCAGCGGCAACATGCAAGTGGGCATCGTCTCCTGGGGGGCGAAGACCTGTGAGTCTGCGCCGGCCGTGTACGCCAGCGTCGGCAACCTGCGCTCCTGGATCCGCTCTGCAGCCGGTGTGTGA